GTTGCCGACGCCCCACATCGCCGACACCAGTGCGGCCCCCCGTGCCCACAGGCGCTCGGGCAGTGCCCGCTGGATGAGGGCATAGCCGAGGCCGGCCAGCAGTCCGCCGCCGAGACCCTGCACCGCGCGACCGAAGAGCAGCGCCGACATCCACGGGCTCGCCGCGCACAGCAGCGAACCGAGCGCGAACAGTCCCAGCGCCAGCAGGTAGGCCCGTACGGCGCCCTGCTGTGTGAGGATCCTGCTCACCAGCATCGAGCTGACCACCGAGGCCAGCAGGAAGGTCATCATGGTCCACGCGTAGAACTCGGCTCCGCCGATGTCGCCGACGATCGTGGGGAGGAGGCTCGTCGTGAGGTACACGTTGCTCGCCTCGAGCAGCACTCCACCGGCGAGCACGGAGGCGACGGGGGCGTAGCGGCTGCCGAGCAGCTCGCGCCAGGTGCCGCCGGCCGCGGTCTTGTCTGAGGTCTGCGTCATCGATCGTTCCTTCTCGGCGTCGGAGGGAGGCGATGGGCCTCCGCGGCGCCGATTGCCGGCGACCTTTCGTCACCGTATGACCTCAAGTAAGGTTGAGGTCAAGGGAAGGTCGAGATGTCTCTGGAACCCGATGATCTGCTCGCCATCGGCGAGGTCACGCAGCGCACCGGCGTGCCGGCATCCGCTCTGCACTTCTACGAGCAGCTCGGCCTCATCGCCTCGACGCGCACCCCGGGGAATCAGCGCCGGTATCGCCGCCACATGCTGCGGCGCGTCTCTCTGATCGTCGTGGCGAAGCGGCTCGGCATCCCGTTGAGCGATGTGCAGGACGTCTTCGAGAGCCTGCCGCTCGACGACCCGCCCTCGCAGCGCGACTGGCAGCGGGTCGCGAAGCTCTGGCGCACGCAGCTCGAGCTGCGGCGCACGCAGCTCGACCATCTGCAGCGCGAGCTCACCGGCTGCATCGGGTGCGGGTGCCTCTCGCTCAAGGCGTGCCGGCTGCTCAACCCGGAGGACGCGCTCGGCGTCGACGGGCCGGGGCCGCGTCGCATCTGACGCGGGCCCGGCCTGGGGATGCCGGCGTCTAGGCCTGGACGGAGTGGGCCGCCGCGTGCGTGGACACCCGCGGCCTTCTCATCGCCATGGCCGTGACCACGGCTCCGATCACGGCGAGGAGCGCCGCGCCGATGAAGGCGGCGGAGTACCCCTGGGTCAGTTCCACGCGAGACGGATCTGTGCCGGAGGCACCGGAGACGACGGCCGTGAGGACGGCGAGTCCGAGTGCGGAACCGATCTGGTAGTTGGTGCTCACGAGCCCGGAAGCCACGCCCGTCTCCGCCGGCGGTGCGGCGTTGATGGCGGTGCCGAGCGAGGGGACGAAGGCCAGCGACATGCCGAGAGCGGCCACGAGCGAGGCGGGCAGCACGTCGACCGCGTAGGTGCCGTCCGGACGGACGAAGGCGAGCCATGCGAGCCCCGCCGCCAGGAGGAGGAGGCCGCTGACGATCAGCGCCTTCGCGCCGAACCTCTCCTGCAGCCGTGGTGCGAGCGCGACCATCGCAAGGACGACCAGGCCGGTCATCGGCAGGAGCGCGGCGCCGGCGGCGAAGGCGCTCGCGCCGAGCACCTGCTGCAGGTACAGGTTCAGGAAGAACCACATCGAGACCCAGGCCGCGCCCAGCAGCAGCTGTGCGCCGTTGGCTGCTCCGAGCATCGGAGCGCGCAGCAGGCCGAGTCGAAGGAGCGGGTTTCTGCTCCGGACCTGGATGAGGAAGAAGATCGCCAGCAGCACGATGCCTCCTGTCAGAAGGCCCAGCGTGGACCAGGTGAGCCAGCCGACCTCCGGCGCGTTGACCACGGCGTAGACGACGGCGGCGAGCCCGCCGGTCACGGTGAGCGCGCCGACGATGTCGATCGATCCCGACGGCTTGCGGACGGTCCGGGGGAGCGAGGTCGCCGTGAACGCGAGCACGAACAGCGCTATCGGGACGGTGACGTAGAACACCCACGGCCAGCTCACGTATTCGGTGAGAACGCCGCCGAGGAAGACCCCGGCCGTTCCGCCGATCGGGGCCGCAGCGCCGTACACGGCGAACGCCTTGGGCAGGTCGGGGGTGCCGCCGAAGAGCATCATCAGCAGGGTCAGCGCGGCGGGGGCGATGAGTGCGGAACCGGCCCCCTGGATGGCGCGACCGGTGATCTCGAGCCCGATGGTCCCGGCGGCTCCCGCGAGGATCGACCCGGCGATCAGGACGATCCAGCCGAGCACGAAGATCTTGCGGGCGCCGAAGACGTCGGCGAGACGACCGCCGAGGAGGAGCAGGCCGCCGAAGGCGACCACGTAGGCGTTGAAGACCCACGAGAGCGACTCCGGGGTGAAGCCGAGCTCGCGTTGGATGTCGGGAAGGGCGACGCCGATGATCGAGGTGTCCATGATGACGACGAACTGCGCCGTGGCTATCAGCACCAGGCCGAGCCAGCGCTTCGCCGGTGCGAGGGGCGGATGGGACATGTGATTCCTCCTGACGGGTGAGCCCGGTGGTCGGGCGAGAGGTAGCATATACCCCCGTGGGGTATTCGAGTCGAACTGGCGGAATACCCAGGTGGGGTATACGGTTGAGACAGATACCCAGCCCGGGTATCCACGGAGATGAGGATGAGGACATGGCGACGAACGAGTACCAGGTGACGGGCATGACGTGCGGGCACTGCGAGATGTCGGTGCGCGAAGAGGTCGGACAGATCGCCGGCGTCGAGGGCATCCAGGTGAGCGCGAAGACCGGGTTGCTGGAGGTCACCGCCTCGGACGCGATCGACGACGCGCAGATCCTCGCGGCGGTCAAGGAGGCCGGCTACTCGGCGGTACGGGCGTCATGAAGACCGGCGCACGTCTCGCCCTGTACGGGCTCGGACTGATCGCCGCCTTCGGCGGTGCCTTCGGCATCGCCGCAGCGGTGGTTCCCGACGACGTGGTCGCCGGATGGCAGAAGGGAAGCGAGATGAACGGGCATGACGAGGGACACGAGTCCGGGGAGACGGCATCGACGGCCGTCGCCACGGCTCTGAAGGGCCTCGCGCTCAGCATCGACGGCTACGTGCTGTCGCCGATCGAAGCGCCGACGGTCGTCGGCGAGGCCGGGGAGCTGAGCTTCTGGATCCAGGATGCCGCCGGCGAACCCGTGACGGCGTACACGACCGCGCACGACAAGGACCTGCACCTGATCGTCGCCCGATCGGACGGCAGCGGGTTCCAGCATGTGCACCCGGTGCTCGACGAGGCCACGGGCACGTGGTCGCTCCCGTGGGAGTGGGCGGCCGCAGGAACCTATCGCGTGTTCGCCGACTTCACGCCGGGCGGCGCGGACGCAGCGAACCTCACACTCTCGCGCACCGTCCAGGTGGCGGGCGAGTTCGTTCCCGTCGAGACGCAGCCGAGCCTGGTCTCCGAGGTCGACGGCTTCACCGTCTCCCTCGAAGGAGACGTGGTCGCAGGGTCCGCGAGCGAACTGACCATCACCATCGCGCGTGACGGCGAGCCCGTCACGACCTTGGAGCCGTATCTGGGAGCGTTCGGCCACCTCGTCGCCCTGCGCGAGGGCGACCTCGCCTTCCTGCACGTGCACGCCGAGGGCGACGAGCCCGCGGCCGGCGACACCGCGGGACCTGCGATCGTGTTCTTCGCCGAGGCCCCGACCGCGGGACGCTATCTGCTGTACCTGGACTTCCAGGTCGACGGTGTCGTCCGCACGGCCGAGTTCGTCGTCGACGCGGCGCACGGCGATGGCGAGTCCCACACCGGCGACTCGCACTGACGTCGCACCCGCATCAGCATCCGTATCGAGAAGAAGGAAAGAGCACGATGAGCACCTCAGTGCCCCAGGCGGCCGGATCCGGCGTCGAGCTGGAGATCGGCGGGATGACGTGCGCCTCCTGCGCGATGCGGATCGAGAAGAAGCTCAACAAGCTCGACGGCGTCACGGCGACCGTGAACTACGCGACCGAGAAGGCGAAGGTCACGGTGCCGGAGGGGTACGACCCCGCCGCCCTGATCGCCGAGGTCGAGAAGACCGGCTACACGGCCGTCCTGCCCGCGCCCAAGGGTGAGAGGAAGACGGTCGGCGACGTCGATGACTCGGATCCGGAGCTGCGCTCGCTGCGCAACCGACTGATCGGGTCGATCGTGCTGACGGTGCCGGTCATCGCGATGGCGATGATCCCCGCTCTGCAGTTCACCTACTGGCAGTGGGCGTCGCTCGCGCTCGCCGCACCGGTGATCGTCTGGGCGGCATGGCCGTTCCACCGCGCCGCATGGATGAACCTGCGCCATGGCGCGGCGACGATGGACACGCTCATCTCGATGGGCACCTCGGCCGCGTTCCTCTGGTCGCTGTACGCGCTGTTCTTCGGCACGGCGGGAACCCCGGGGATGACGCACCCGTTCGAGTTCGCGCTGGCGCCATCGGACGGCGCCGCGAACATCTACCTCGAGGTCGGCGCGGGCGTGACGATGTTCATCCTCGCCGGGCGCTACTTCGAGAAGCGCTCGAAGAAGCAGGCGGGGGCCGCGCTGCGCGCGCTGCTCGAGCTCGGCGCCAAGGACGTCTCGATCGTGCGCGACGGAATCGAGGGCAGGATCCCCGTCGAGGACCTCCGCGTCGGCGATGAGTTCATCGTGCGTCCCGGCGAGAAGATCGCCACCGACGGCGTCGTGGTGTCCGGCACCTCGGCTGTCGACGCCTCCATGCTCACCGGGGAGTCCGTTCCCGTC
This genomic interval from Microbacterium sp. LWH11-1.2 contains the following:
- the soxR gene encoding redox-sensitive transcriptional activator SoxR — encoded protein: MSLEPDDLLAIGEVTQRTGVPASALHFYEQLGLIASTRTPGNQRRYRRHMLRRVSLIVVAKRLGIPLSDVQDVFESLPLDDPPSQRDWQRVAKLWRTQLELRRTQLDHLQRELTGCIGCGCLSLKACRLLNPEDALGVDGPGPRRI
- a CDS encoding MFS transporter → MSHPPLAPAKRWLGLVLIATAQFVVIMDTSIIGVALPDIQRELGFTPESLSWVFNAYVVAFGGLLLLGGRLADVFGARKIFVLGWIVLIAGSILAGAAGTIGLEITGRAIQGAGSALIAPAALTLLMMLFGGTPDLPKAFAVYGAAAPIGGTAGVFLGGVLTEYVSWPWVFYVTVPIALFVLAFTATSLPRTVRKPSGSIDIVGALTVTGGLAAVVYAVVNAPEVGWLTWSTLGLLTGGIVLLAIFFLIQVRSRNPLLRLGLLRAPMLGAANGAQLLLGAAWVSMWFFLNLYLQQVLGASAFAAGAALLPMTGLVVLAMVALAPRLQERFGAKALIVSGLLLLAAGLAWLAFVRPDGTYAVDVLPASLVAALGMSLAFVPSLGTAINAAPPAETGVASGLVSTNYQIGSALGLAVLTAVVSGASGTDPSRVELTQGYSAAFIGAALLAVIGAVVTAMAMRRPRVSTHAAAHSVQA
- a CDS encoding heavy-metal-associated domain-containing protein, giving the protein MATNEYQVTGMTCGHCEMSVREEVGQIAGVEGIQVSAKTGLLEVTASDAIDDAQILAAVKEAGYSAVRAS
- a CDS encoding heavy-metal-associated domain-containing protein gives rise to the protein MKTGARLALYGLGLIAAFGGAFGIAAAVVPDDVVAGWQKGSEMNGHDEGHESGETASTAVATALKGLALSIDGYVLSPIEAPTVVGEAGELSFWIQDAAGEPVTAYTTAHDKDLHLIVARSDGSGFQHVHPVLDEATGTWSLPWEWAAAGTYRVFADFTPGGADAANLTLSRTVQVAGEFVPVETQPSLVSEVDGFTVSLEGDVVAGSASELTITIARDGEPVTTLEPYLGAFGHLVALREGDLAFLHVHAEGDEPAAGDTAGPAIVFFAEAPTAGRYLLYLDFQVDGVVRTAEFVVDAAHGDGESHTGDSH